One part of the Malus sylvestris chromosome 2, drMalSylv7.2, whole genome shotgun sequence genome encodes these proteins:
- the LOC126605479 gene encoding F-box protein SKIP2, which translates to MGQSYSFPESPAEHSPREISTSRRFGFKSVAIGSSLNDEDSEFHGEVTQGRDYTSDLPDELLASIFHFLGAGDRKRSSLVCHRWLRVDGQSRHRLSLNAQAGLLTFLPALFARFDSVTKLALRCDRKSISLDDDTLVLISIRCRNLTRLKLRGCREITDLGMTAFAQNCKGLKKLSCGSCMFGAKAMNAVLEHCPTLEELSVKRLRGVHDGSEPIGDKIASSSLKSITLREILNGQCFGPLIVGSKNLKNLKLIRCLGDWDTVLEKLENGNQSLIEVHLERLQVTDLGLSAISKCSNLEVLHIVKAPECSNFGLICVAENCKMLRKLHIDGWRTNRIGDEGLIAIAKECPNILELVLIGVNPTSLSLTAIASNCQKLERLALCGSGSIGDAEFACIAAKCVALKKLCIKGCPISDVGLEMLAWGCPSLAKIKVKKCRGVSGEVAEWLRERRGSLIVNWDAGDIGSMDASGYAGGAVQSDVEFPVDHGAVAIASASSNAPASSNTPMALFRTKFGFFSGRSFVPCTFRRWSVSQSSSSANL; encoded by the coding sequence ATGGGACAGTCCTATTCGTTTCCTGAGTCTCCAGCGGAGCACAGTCCAAGAGAAATATCAACGAGCCGCCGTTTCGGCTTCAAATCGGTGGCGATTGGTTCATCCTTGAACGACGAAGACTCCGAGTTTCACGGGGAAGTCACCCAGGGCCGTGACTACACCTCCGATCTTCCCGACGAGTTGTTGGCGAGTATTTTTCACTTCCTCGGTGCCGGAGACCGGAAACGAAGCTCGCTCGTCTGCCACCGGTGGCTGAGAGTCGACGGCCAGAGCCGGCACCGCCTCTCTCTCAACGCCCAGGCCGGGCTCCTCACTTTCCTGCCTGCTCTCTTCGCCCGCTTCGACTCGGTCACGAAGCTCGCTCTTCGATGCGATCGCAAATCGATCAGCCTGGACGACGACACTTTGGTCCTGATCTCGATTCGCTGCAGAAACCTTACGCGCCTCAAGCTCCGCGGCTGCCGGGAAATCACGGACCTCGGAATGACCGCGTTCGCGCAGAACTGTAAGGGCCTGAAGAAGCTTTCCTGCGGCTCCTGCATGTTCGGCGCCAAAGCCATGAACGCCGTCTTGGAGCACTGCCCGACGCTCGAGGAGCTCTCCGTGAAGCGGCTCCGCGGTGTCCACGACGGCTCGGAGCCGATCGGCGACAAAATTGCGTCGTCGTCGCTGAAATCGATAACCTTGAGGGAGATACTGAACGGTCAGTGCTTCGGGCCGCTTATCGTCGGCTCCAAGAATCTCAAGAACCTGAAGCTAATCCGCTGTTTGGGGGATTGGGATACGGTTCTGGAAAAGCTTGAAAATGGAAACCAGAGTTTGATTGAAGTTCATCTGGAGAGGTTGCAGGTGACCGATTTGGGGCTTTCGGCAATTTCGAAATGCTCGAATTTGGAGGTTTTGCACATTGTTAAGGCTCCTGAGTGTTCAAATTTCGGGCTTATCTGTGTTGCCGAAAACTGCAAGATGCTGAGGAAGCTTCACATTGATGGATGGAGGACGAATAGGATTGGGGACGAAGGTTTGATTGCCATAGCCAAAGAGTGCCCAAACATACTGGAGCTTGTTCTGATTGGTGTGAATCCTACCTCTTTGAGCCTAACTGCAATTGCCTCCAATTGCCAAAAATTGGAGAGGTTGGCGCTCTGCGGTAGTGGATCAATTGGAGATGCAGAGTTCGCTTGCATTGCTGCGAAATGCGTGGCGTTGAAGAAACTGTGTATTAAGGGGTGCCCAATTTCCGATGTCGGGCTCGAAATGCTTGCTTGGGGTTGTCCCAGTTTGGCCAAGATTAAGGTCAAGAAGTGCAGAGGAGTGAGTGGCGAGGTGGCGGAGTGGTTGAGGGAACGAAGGGGATCATTGATTGTGAATTGGGATGCTGGTGATATTGGATCAATGGATGCTAGTGGCTATGCAGGTGGAGCTGTACAAAGCGATGTGGAGTTTCCGGTTGATCACGGAGCAGTTGCCATTGCTTCAGCAAGTAGCAATGCTCCAGCAAGTAGCAATACTCCAATGGCATTATTTAGAAcaaagtttggttttttttcaggTAGGAGTTTTGTTCCATGCACATTCAGAAGGTGGTCAGTTAGTCAGAGTAGTTCCAGTGCAAACTTGTAG
- the LOC126598512 gene encoding cysteine proteinase COT44-like, producing MASTMSLAMFTILFLSFTLSQASPIVGSRSEADVRAIYQEWLVKHQKTYNGIGEDERRFEIFKDNLKFIDEHNALDRPYKVGLNAFADLTNQEYRAKFLGTRSDPKRRVMKAKNPSLRYAFRAGETLPESVDWRVKGAVNPIKNQGSCGSCWAFSTVAAVEGINQIVTGELVSLSEQELVDCDTSYNAGCNGGLMDYAFEFIILNGGIDTESDYPYKAYDQKCNVALEKNTVVSIDGYEDVPSYDENALKKAVAHQPVSVAIEAGGLALQLYQSGVFTGECGSALDHGVVAVGYGTENGTDYWLVRNSWGTNWGESGYFKIERNVASTYTGKCGIAIEASYPTKKDQKYPSSSFSAEQDIKMVTSA from the exons ATGGCATCAACCATGTCTCTCGCCATGTTCACCATCCTCTTCCTCTCCTTCACCCTCTCACAGGCCTCCCCGATTGTCGGCTCTCGGAGCGAGGCCGACGTCAGAGCCATCTACCAAGAGTGGCTCGTGAAGCACCAGAAAACATACAACGGCATCGGGGAGGACGAGAGGAGGTTCGAGATCTTCAAGGACAACTTGAAGTTCATCGATGAGCATAACGCACTGGACCGTCCGTACAAGGTCGGTCTGAATGCTTTCGCTGACCTGACCAACCAGGAGTACCGTGCCAAGTTTTTGGGCACCAGGAGTGACCCTAAGCGCAGGGTCATGAAGGCCAAGAACCCGAGCCTGAGGTACGCTTTTCGCGCCGGCGAGACGTTGCCGGAATCTGTGGATTGGAGAGTCAAGGGCGCCGTCAATCCCATCAAAAATCAAGGAAGTTGCG GGAGTTGCTGGGCTTTTTCAACAGTGGCAGCAGTGGAGGGCATAAACCAAATAGTGACCGGAGAATTGGTGTCTCTCTCAGAGCAAGAGCTCGTCGACTGTGACACGTCCTACAACGCCGGATGCAATGGCGGTCTCATGGACTACGCCTTCGAGTTCATTATCCTAAACGGCGGCATTGACACTGAATCCGACTACCCTTACAAAGCATATGACCAAAAATGCAACGTTGCCCTG GAGAAAAATACGGTTGTTAGCATTGACGGGTACGAAGATGTTCCGTCCTACGACGAGAACGCATTGAAGAAAGCAGTTGCACACCAACCCGTTAGCGTGGCCATTGAAGCCGGCGGCTTGGCCTTACAACTCTACCAGTCGGGTGTTTTCACTGGTGAGTGCGGATCAGCATTGGACCACGGTGTCGTTGCCGTCGGGTATGGCACTGAAAACGGCACAGACTATTGGTTGGTGAGGAACTCGTGGGGCACCAACTGGGGAGAAAGCGGATATTTTAAGATAGAGAGAAATGTTGCAAGCACGTACACAGGCAAGTGTGGCATTGCAATAGAGGCTTCTTACCCAACAAAGAAGGACCAAAAATACCCATCGAGCTCCTTCTCTGCTGAGCAAGACATCAAGATGGTCACAAGTGCTTGA
- the LOC126603828 gene encoding phosphatidylinositol 3,4,5-trisphosphate 3-phosphatase and protein-tyrosine-phosphatase PTEN2A-like, which produces MESKATDPSTQPPAKDSGVENATAAAAAASGQDNTQYAKAVSGVFLSFTKGLVNTSQSAVKAVQVKARHLVSQNKRRYQEGGFDLDLTYITENIIAMGFPAGDISSGLFGYVEGFYRNHMEEVISFLETTHKGKYKVYNLCSERLYDASRFEGKAASFPFDDHNCPPIELIESFCRSAHSWLKEGIENVVVVHCKAGMARTGVMICSLLLFLKFFPTAEEAMNYYNHKRCIDGKALVLPSQIRYVKYFEHILKHFNGETPPARRCMLRGFRLHNCPYWIRPSITISDHKGVLFSSRKHPKTKDLMPEDFWINARKKGFVVFALPGEPGLAELVGDFKIQFQDSHGDFYCWLNTMTENRKVLTADDLDGYEKRKLPCPGFQVEVVMIDYDGTTLPTKAKADSSGRTPEGSASDANASSHGVAGNPNQSKISQREDGDDVFSDSDGDETEDKMSRQAEANSRAGLPASNHPSNTRRVDSPRSNSRKPTNDGAEKSHPGHSRKLSSSGGDDIRAMAADASVFSFGDDFDSE; this is translated from the exons ATGGAGTCGAAGGCTACTGACCCGTCAACTCAACCTCCTGCTAAAGATTCTGGGGTTGAAAATGctactgctgctgctgctgctgcctcTGGTCAAGATAATACTCAATATGCAAAAGCGGTATCTGGGGTTTTTCTATCATTTACAAAGGGTTTGGTTAACACGTCTCAGAGTGCAGTGAAGGCTGTGCAGGTCAAGGCGCGCCATTTGGTCTCCCAAAACAAACGAAGATACCAG GAGggtggttttgatttggatctGACGTACATTACTGAGAATATAATTGCAATGGGTTTCCCAGCTGGAGATATAAGTTCCGGCCTATTTGGATATGTTGAG GGTTTTTATCGAAATCATATGGAAGAAGTCATCAGCTTTCTTGAGACCACTCACAAG GGAAAATATAAAGTGTACAATCTTTGTTCAGAGAGGTTGTATGATGCATCGCGATTTGAGGGGAAG GCTGCAAGTTTCCCATTTGATGATCATAATTGCCCCCCAATCGAACTCATAGAATCTTTCTGTCGAAGTGCTCATTCATGGTTAAAGGAGGGCATCGAAAATGTTGTGGTTGTTCATTGTAAAGCTGGTATGGCAAGGACAGGAGTAATGATTTGTAGCCTTCTCTTATTTCTTAAG TTCTTCCCTACGGCTGAGGAGGCCATGAATTACTATAACCATAAAAGGTGTATAGATGGAAAGGCTCTGGTTCTCCCAAGTCAGATT AGATACGTCAAATACTTTGAGCATATCTTAAAACACTTCAATGGAGAAACTCCTCCAGCTCGAAG GTGCATGCTCAGGGGATTTCGGCTTCACAATTGCCCTTATTGGATTAGGCCCTCCATTACAATCTCGGATCATAAGG GAGTTTTGTTCTCATCAAGGAAGCATCCAAAAACGAAAGATCTAATG CCAGAAGATTTCTGGATCAATGCACGGAAGAAAGGGTTTGTGGTTTTTGCTCTACCAGGGGAACCTGGTCTGGCTGAGTTAGTGGGGGATTTCAAAATCCAATTCCAAGATAGCCATGGAGATTTCTATTG CTGGTTAAATACAATGACGGAAAACAGAAAAGTTCTGACTGCAGATGACCTCGATGGTTATGAGAAG AGAAAATTACCTTGTCCCGGATTCCAGGTTGAAGTTGTGATGATAGACTATGATGGTACtactttacctacaaaagctaaAGCAGATTCTTCCGGTAGAACACCTGAGGGTAGCGCAAGTGATGCCAATGCTTCAAGTCATGGTGTTGCTGGAAATCCCAACCAAAGTAAAATCTCTCAGCGTGAAGATGGTGATGATGTATTTTCGGATAGTGATGGAGATGAGACTGAGGATAAAATGAGCAGGCAAGCGGAAGCGAATTCTAGAGCTGGACTTCCTGCATCTAATCATCCATCTAACACCAGAAGAGTGGATAGCCCGCGGAGTAATTCCAGAAAACCAACTAACGACGGGGCTGAAAAATCTCACCCGGGCCACTCCCGCAAGTTGAGCTCATCTGGGGGAGATGATATTAGGGCAATGGCCGCGGATGCTTCAGTTTTCTCTTTCGGGGATGATTTTGATAGCGAATGA
- the LOC126603834 gene encoding small RNA degrading nuclease 3-like yields MPPMDDLFATAEKKVLVEIVKLAQQRGMKGDKGDWKQFLSSYDKKFGASLSDPGRRSNDVLTAFLKTLNNEDDLKVLAKVVQCHTNRQAVEQLLKNFPENESPEQKLVRATLEHPQYLLDYSFASNDQDWVATKLGKKSKMMTSSAMVAVDCEMVLCEDGSEALVKVCVVDAELQVKLNEFVNPCKEVADYRSEITGVSVADLDGVTCTLKDIQKRLKKLLSDGTILVGHSLCNDLQALKLEHARVIDTAYIFQYSDGPIHRKPSLNNLCKSVLGSEVRKQGSPHNCLDDACAAMKLVLAKIRGEVGFIPPPAQEDVREVNMARLLLHRIPITVPSEELRNVIPGNYKIQVKQPSVKAQGDKYSAFAIFTSPQEAHQAYEKVQGSQEKDSCGRPQKLIAFKLSTGVTADLFVRKMANVESSAQVSSKRALEVEENSGVHKKQKTGKKLEDETAAELNQCCDHLKEIERLKEEEQKASEKCSDQLKEIEGLKQQLQNKEFEISTLNKIVSKLQGGKKKGSRL; encoded by the exons ATGCCTCCAATGGATGATTTATTCGCCACAGCAGAGAAAAAG GTTCTTGTGGAAATTGTGAAATTGGCCCAACAGAGAGGAATGAAGGGTGATAAGGGAGACTGGAAGCAGTTTTTAAGTAGTTATGATAAGAAGTTTGGGGCTAGCTTGAGTGATCCCGGGAGGCGGTCTAATGACGTATTGACTGCATTTTTAAAGACTTTGAACAATGAGGATGATTTGAAG GTTTTGGCTAAAGTTGTCCAATGCCATACAAATCGCCAAGCCGTTGAGCAATTGTTAAAGAATTTTCCGGAAAATGAATCTCCGGAGCAG AAGCTTGTCCGTGCAACTCTGGAACACCCACAATATCTGTTGGATTACTCATTCGCATCAAATGATCAG GATTGGGTAGCTACAAAGCTAGGTAAAAAGTCTAAGATGATGACCTCAAGTGCAATGGTTGCTGTTGATTGTGAGATGGTTCTATGTGAAGATGGCTCTGAAGCTTTAGTAAAGGTGTGCGTTGTGGATGCAGAATTACAG GTCAAACTGAATGAATTTGTAAACCCTTGCAAAGAAGTTGCTGACTACAGATCTGAGATTACAGGAGTTTCAGTAGCGGATTTGGATGGAGTTACATGCACATTGAAGGATATACAG AAACGCTTGAAGAAGTTGTTGTCGGATGGTACCATTTTAGTGGGGCATAGCTTATGCAATGACCTGCAAG CATTGAAGTTGGAACATGCCAGGGTGATTGATACTGCATATATCTTCCAATACTCTGATGGCCCTATCCATAGAAAACCTTCCTTAAATAATTTGTGTAAG TCTGTATTGGGTTCTGAAGTCCGGAAGCAAGGTTCTCCACACAATTGTCTAGATGATGCTTGTGCTGCAATGAAACTTGTTCTTGCTAAGATAAGGGGCGAAGTTGGATTTATTCCCCCCCCAGCTCAGGAGGAt GTACGGGAAGTTAATATGGCAAGGCTACTTCTCCACAGGATACCAATAACAGTGCCTAGTGAAGAACTGCGCAATGTCATTCCCGGGAACTATAAGATACAAGTCAAG CAACCATCTGTGAAAGCACAAGGAGATAAATATTCTGCCTTTGCTATCTTTACGAGTCCACAAGAAGCACATCAGGCATATGAAAAAGTCCAAGGCAGCCAGGAGAAG GACTCATGTGGACGGCCCCAGAAACTTATTGCATTTAAGCTTAGCACGGGTGTAACTGCTGATTTATTTGTTCGTAAAATGGCAAACGTTGAGTCATCTGCCCAAGTCTCATCTAAGAGAGCTTTAGAAGTTGAAGAGAACTCAGGTGTACATAAGAAACAAAAGACGGGTAAAAAATTAGAAGACGAGACAGCGGCAGAGCTAAATCAGTGCTGCGATCACCTTAAAGAGATAGAAAGGTTAAAGGAAGAAGAACAGAAGGCCTCAGAGAAGTGTTCTGATCAATTAAAAGAGATCGAAGGACTGAAGCAGCAACTCCAAAATAAAGAGTTTGAAATTTCTACGCTGAATAAGATTGTTTCCAAACTCCAAGGGGGCAAGAAAAAGGGAAGTAGACTTTAG